One segment of Triticum aestivum cultivar Chinese Spring chromosome 2A, IWGSC CS RefSeq v2.1, whole genome shotgun sequence DNA contains the following:
- the LOC123185861 gene encoding 14 kDa proline-rich protein DC2.15 — protein sequence MAGKASIALFLAVNLVVFSVASACGGNCPTPSTPTPSTPTPTPGSLGRCPRDALKVGACVNALNLVKVQVGRPTALPCCPLVDGLVDVEAALCLCTVINASVLSIVKLNLPINLSLILNHCGKKAPTGFMC from the coding sequence ATGGCAGGCAAGGCATCGATCGCGCTGTTCCTCGCCGTGAACCTGGTCGTCTTCTCCGTGGCCAGCGCGTGCGGGGGAAACTGCCCGACCCCGTCGACGCCCACCCCATCGACGCCCACCCCGACCCCGGGCTCGCTCGGCAGGTGCCCACGCGACGCGCTGAAGGTGGGCGCGTGCGTCAACGCGCTGAACCTGGTCAAGGTCCAGGTGGGCAGGCCGACCGCGTTGCCGTGCTGCCCGCTGGTGGATGGGCTCGTCGACGTCGAGGCGGCCCTGTGCCTCTGCACGGTGATCAATGCCAGCGTCCTCAGCATCGTCAAGCTCAACCTCCCCATCAACCTCAGCCTCATCCTCAACCACTGCGGCAAGAAAGCGCCCACCGGGTTCATGTGCTAA
- the LOC123185862 gene encoding uncharacterized protein: MDTPLAATRPASRRSNPVVERKLVELDDCLDKALNSRPRRYDVDARLFPEIQARIDFLRSLIAAERDSHSHSGGRPGHLVEAEERFGVLERAFQQWAQSVVAAATEEEEADQAASESESGSSGGCSCNDSCSGFEFTGPEVAPDPKCSPGSGDAAEAHKEAAAAIEVAPTTGTAARRRWWRRRAALCGAAGVVAVIALAAGLALEFAAVAGPSVTLVPT, from the coding sequence ATGGAcacgccgctggcggcgacgcggCCGGCGAGCCGTCGCTCGAACCCCGTGGTGGAGCGGAAGCTCGTCGAACTTGACGACTGCCTCGACAAGGCGCTCAACTCCCGGCCGCGGCGCTACGACGTGGACGCCAGACTGTTCCCGGAGATCCAGGCCAGGATCGACTTCCTCCGCTCGCTCATCGCCGCCGAGCGGGACAGCCACAGCCACAGCGGCGGGCGGCCGGGGCACCTTGTCGAGGCCGAGGAGCGCTTCGGCGTCCTCGAGAGGGCGTTCCAGCAGTGGGCGCAGAGTGTCGTCGCCGCGGCAACCGAGGAAGAAGAAGCCGATCAGGCGGCGTCCGAGTCCGAGTCCGGGTCGTCCGGCGGCTGCTCATGCAACGACTCCTGCTCCGGCTTCGAGTTCACGGGCCCGGAGGTGGCGCCCGACCCCAAGTGCAGCCCCGGGAGCGGCGACGCGGCGGAAGCACACAAGGAGGCGGCCGCGGCGATAGAGGTGGCGCCCACGACAGGTACTGCCGCTCGGCGGCGCTGGTGGAGACGGCGCGCCGCTCTGTGCGGCGCCGCTGGCGTGGTGGCGGTGATCGCGCTCGCGGCCGGGTTGGCGTTAGAGTTTGCCGCGGTGGCGGGGCCGTCCGTCACCCTTGTTCCGACGTAG
- the LOC123185864 gene encoding vesicle-associated protein 1-3 yields the protein MSSTLLRVCPSELKIPYEVKRQRSCCMQLINKTDKYVAFKVKTTNPRKYSVRHTCGILLPRSSCSVTVTMQAPRDMQLDHHCKDKFLVQSAVARDGATMRDLVPELFTRAPGRLIEEFKLRVVYIAANPPSPVPEEAEEEDASPRSEVTMGYEAKVSSAFDAASRCVDNSGAKLSCTKGASVVSMLVGEKVYTREENQKKHQQDMGLLREAGSPQQGFSVMFVLLVFMSSVFIGHLMKHIKV from the exons ATGAGCAGCACTCTGCTTCGGGTCTGCCCCTCCGAGCTCAAGATCCCCT ACGAGGTCAAGAGGCAGCGATCGTGCTGCATGCAGCTCATCAACAAGACCGACAAGTACGTGGCGTTCAAG GTGAAGACGACGAACCCGAGGAAGTACTCGGTGCGCCACACCTGCGGCATTCTGCTGCCCCGGAGCTCCTGCAGCGTCACAG TTACGATGCAGGCTCCCAGGGACATGCAGCTGGATCACCATTGCAAGGACAAGTTCCTCGTGCAGAGCGCCGTGGCCCGGGACGGAGCCACCATGAGAGATCTTGTCCCTGAACTG TTCACCAGGGCGCCGGGTAGGTTGATTGAGGAGTTCAAGCTGCGGGTGGTTTACATTGCTGCTAATCCTCCCTCGCCGGTGcccgaggaggcagaggaggaggacgcATCCCCTCGGTCAGAGGTGACGATGGGCTATGAGGCGAAAGTTTCGTCAGCGTTTGATGCC GCATCTAGATGCGTAGATAATTCTGGAGCTAAACTTTCATGTACCAAG GGTGCCTCTGTGGTATCCATGCTTGTTGGAGAAAAAGTATAtacaagagaagaaaatcagaaaaaACATCAGCAAGATATG GGACTGCTTAGGGAAGCAGGATCACCTCAACAGGGTTTCTCCGTAATGTTTGTGCTGTTAGTCTTCATGTCATCTGTCTTCATCGGACACTTGATGAAGCACATAAAGGTTTAG